A single window of Nicotiana sylvestris chromosome 3, ASM39365v2, whole genome shotgun sequence DNA harbors:
- the LOC138888090 gene encoding uncharacterized protein: MTGLSTSIVAHKLPTNQMCPPVKQKLRKFKQDMSLKIKEEVTKQIKAKVLKAIEYPTRLANIVPIPKKDKKVGAVKGQALADHLAENTVGGEEPLKTYSPDAEVPFVGEDITEAYDGWRMFFDGVANFKGVGIGAILVSKTGQHYPVSAKIRFPYTNNMAKYEACILGLNMAIEMNIQELLVIDDSDLLVHQVQREWTTKNSKIFPYLNHIQELRNRFTKIEFRHVPRIQNEFADALATLSSMIQHLDKNFIDLIPVKIHNQPTYCAHVEEETDKRPWFHDIKEYLAKGEYSEHINHT, translated from the exons atgaccggtttgagcacatccatagtggctcacaagttgcctaccaatcaaATGTGCccgccagtgaagcagaaactcagaaaattcaaacaagatatgagcctgaaaatcaaggaggaagttactaagcagatcaaagccaaagttctcaaaGCGATTGAGTACCCAACccggttagccaacattgtaccaattccgaagaaagacaagaaagtcgga gcggtcaaaggacaagcattggcagaccatcttgctgaaaatacGGTGGGAGGAGAAGAACCCTTAAAAACATATTCTCCTGATGCAGAAGTgccattcgtaggagaggacattaccgaagcttacgacggttggagaatgttctttgatggagttgcaaatttcaaaggagtgggcattggagctaTCTTGGTATCGAAAACTGgccagcattatccagtgtctgctaaaatcagatttccctacaccaacaacatggcaaagtatgaagcttgcatactaggactcaacatggcaatcgaaatgaatattcaggagctgtTGGTAATcgatgattcagatttgcttgtgcaccaggtacaaagaGAGTGGACCACCAAGAATTCTAAGATATTTCCATACCTGAACCATATACAAGAATTGAGAAataggttcacaaagatagagtttcggcatgtccctagaattcagaatgagtttgctgatgcattggccactttgtcatccatgatacaacatctagacaagaatttcattgacctTATCCCAGTGAAAATTCATAATCAGCCGAcgtattgtgcccatgttgaagaagaaacagacaagaggccttggtttcacgatatcaaagaatacttggcaaaaggagaatattcGGAGCATATAAACCATACTTAG